In Chitinophaga sp. HK235, a single window of DNA contains:
- a CDS encoding NAD-dependent epimerase/dehydratase family protein, with protein MKIAIITGAGGLIGSEAATFFSDKFDLIIGIDNNMRQYFFGEDAATSWNTLRLEKNLPNYKHLSVDIRDYNEVEKVFKEYNQDIALIIHAAAQPSHDWAAREPFTDFSVNANGTLNLLECTRQHCPKAVFIFTSTNKVYGDNPNYLPLVELETRWEIDASHPYHAKGIDEKMSIDHTKHSLFGASKTAADIMAQEYGNYFGMNVGVFRGGCLTGPNHSGTQLHGFLSYLMKCAITGNAYTIYGYNGKQVRDNIHSYDLVNMFWHYYQQPKQGACYNAGGSRFSNCSMLEAIQMCETIAGKKMNYSYSPTNRIGDHIWYISDVSKFQTDYPEWSYKYDLESTLHQIFTEMTKRV; from the coding sequence ATGAAAATTGCCATTATCACAGGTGCCGGCGGACTTATTGGCAGCGAAGCAGCCACCTTCTTTTCCGATAAATTTGATCTGATCATCGGTATCGACAATAATATGCGTCAATACTTCTTCGGGGAAGATGCCGCCACCAGCTGGAATACCCTTCGCCTGGAGAAAAACCTGCCCAACTATAAACACCTGTCTGTAGATATCAGAGATTACAACGAAGTAGAAAAAGTTTTCAAAGAATATAACCAGGACATTGCCCTGATCATACATGCGGCCGCTCAGCCCAGCCACGACTGGGCCGCCCGTGAGCCTTTCACTGACTTCAGCGTGAATGCCAACGGCACACTGAACCTCCTGGAATGCACCCGTCAGCATTGCCCTAAAGCCGTGTTTATCTTCACCTCTACCAACAAGGTATATGGCGACAACCCCAACTACCTGCCACTGGTAGAACTGGAAACACGCTGGGAAATTGATGCCTCCCACCCCTATCATGCCAAAGGCATCGATGAGAAAATGAGCATCGACCATACCAAACACTCCCTCTTCGGCGCCTCCAAAACAGCCGCCGATATTATGGCTCAGGAGTATGGCAACTACTTCGGGATGAACGTAGGTGTTTTCAGAGGTGGATGCCTGACCGGCCCTAACCACTCCGGAACACAGCTCCACGGCTTCCTCTCCTACCTGATGAAATGCGCCATTACCGGCAACGCCTATACGATATACGGCTACAACGGCAAACAGGTACGTGACAATATCCACAGTTACGACCTGGTGAACATGTTCTGGCATTATTATCAGCAGCCTAAACAAGGTGCCTGCTACAATGCCGGTGGCAGCCGGTTCTCCAACTGCTCCATGCTGGAAGCCATCCAAATGTGCGAAACTATCGCCGGTAAAAAGATGAACTACAGCTACAGTCCGACCAACCGTATCGGCGACCATATCTGGTACATCAGCGATGTATCAAAATTCCAGACAGACTACCCGGAATGGTCTTATAAATACGATCTGGAAAGCACACTTCATCAGATATTCACCGAAATGACCAAACGTGTATAA
- a CDS encoding glycosyltransferase family 2 protein: MKLSIVIPAHNEEGSIEETISTLYAKLKENRIDHEIVVVNDHSRDTTEDILARMSTEMDTLVYYNNDGPGGFGNAIRYGLARFSGDCVAIMMADLSDSPDDLLKFYHKLMEGYDCVFGTRWSNGGKVVDYPFVKKIINRMANAIVKYTFALKYNDCTNAFKIYRKETIQGLQPLLSHHFNLTLELPLKAIVRGYSYAIVPNSWHNRKHGESKLKIKEMGSRYFFILLYCLIEKFFSRGDYKKADAKKVTMAKRA, translated from the coding sequence ATGAAACTGAGTATAGTCATTCCCGCGCATAACGAAGAGGGAAGCATAGAGGAAACAATCAGTACGTTATATGCCAAACTGAAGGAAAACCGTATCGACCACGAGATCGTGGTGGTGAACGATCATTCCAGAGATACGACGGAGGACATCCTCGCCAGGATGAGCACCGAAATGGACACGCTGGTATATTACAACAACGACGGCCCCGGCGGTTTTGGTAATGCTATCCGTTATGGTCTGGCGCGGTTTTCCGGTGACTGTGTAGCCATTATGATGGCCGACCTCTCCGATTCTCCTGATGACCTGCTGAAGTTCTATCACAAACTGATGGAAGGCTATGACTGCGTATTTGGTACCCGCTGGAGCAACGGAGGCAAAGTGGTGGACTATCCTTTCGTGAAAAAGATAATCAACCGTATGGCCAACGCGATCGTGAAATACACGTTCGCCCTCAAATACAACGATTGCACCAACGCTTTTAAAATATACCGGAAAGAAACCATTCAGGGCCTGCAACCCCTGTTGTCCCATCACTTCAACCTGACGCTGGAACTCCCCCTGAAGGCCATCGTAAGAGGCTATTCCTATGCGATCGTGCCCAACAGCTGGCACAACCGCAAGCACGGAGAGTCCAAACTGAAGATCAAGGAAATGGGCAGCCGTTACTTTTTTATTCTCCTGTACTGCCTGATAGAAAAATTCTTCTCCAGAGGAGATTATAAAAAAGCCGACGCTAAAAAGGTCACCATGGCCAAACGGGCATAA
- a CDS encoding metallophosphoesterase, with protein MKMAIISDIHANLPALEAVLADISRFGADQVYCLGDLTDAAPWPNEVIQKIRSLRIPTIMGNHDERIAFDLPVFPLAKHSPAEQAARADTIQLTKNTITAENKHFLQSLPALLQLRFAHLNILLAHGSPHSNETYLYETHPEAALVEMMDAFSSNVLIIGHTHLPYIRSINNDQQLVINTGSVGRTREAHGKAAYLQLTIHNTNAPTLAELLTANIRSVEYDIMQTVQAIRKSAVPDFYADFLSTALPVS; from the coding sequence ATGAAGATGGCCATTATCAGTGACATACATGCCAACCTGCCAGCCCTGGAAGCTGTGCTGGCAGATATTTCCCGCTTCGGAGCAGATCAGGTCTACTGCCTCGGAGACCTCACAGACGCAGCTCCATGGCCTAATGAAGTGATACAAAAGATACGTTCCCTGCGTATCCCTACCATCATGGGCAACCACGACGAACGAATCGCCTTTGACCTGCCCGTATTCCCACTGGCCAAACACAGTCCGGCCGAACAAGCCGCCCGCGCCGACACGATCCAGCTTACCAAAAACACCATCACCGCGGAAAACAAGCATTTCCTGCAGTCACTGCCCGCACTGCTGCAACTCAGATTTGCCCACCTCAATATCCTCCTCGCCCACGGCAGCCCCCACAGCAACGAAACCTATCTCTACGAAACACATCCCGAAGCAGCCCTTGTGGAAATGATGGATGCCTTCAGTTCCAACGTGCTCATCATCGGTCATACCCATCTCCCTTATATCCGCAGTATCAACAATGATCAACAACTGGTTATCAACACCGGCTCCGTAGGCAGGACCCGGGAAGCCCACGGAAAGGCCGCCTACCTGCAGTTAACCATTCATAACACCAACGCACCTACGCTTGCAGAACTACTGACGGCCAACATCCGCAGCGTGGAATACGATATCATGCAAACTGTACAGGCTATACGAAAAAGTGCGGTACCTGATTTTTATGCTGACTTCCTGTCCACTGCCCTGCCCGTTTCCTAA
- a CDS encoding NAD-dependent epimerase/dehydratase family protein yields MRSILITGGAGFVGSYLAIALKEKYPAYKLYVLDNLKRRGSELNLVRLKEAGVEFVHGDIRSAEDLNQLPALDLIIEASAEPSVLAGITSAPDYLINTNLVGAINCLNLAARNKADFIFLSTSRIYPINQIEKIATFETETRFEISQEQIIQGVGPEGLAEDFPLDGYRSLYGCTKLSAEYFIQEYRQFYGIRTVINRCGLLSGPWQMGKSDQGVVGLWVARHFWKQPLSYIGFGGTGKQTRDVLHVADLFNCIDYQIHHMDQVDGECLNVGGGRETSTSLLELTALCQEITGNKVPIQQVPETRPADIKTFITDSTRIKQMTGWRPVATKEQLITDILNWLRTNENHLKHIL; encoded by the coding sequence ATGAGAAGTATCCTGATTACAGGTGGGGCCGGATTCGTAGGATCTTATCTGGCTATAGCGTTAAAAGAAAAATATCCTGCGTATAAGCTTTATGTGCTGGATAACCTGAAACGAAGAGGTTCTGAGCTGAACCTGGTGAGATTAAAAGAAGCAGGCGTGGAGTTTGTTCACGGAGATATCCGTTCGGCAGAAGACCTTAACCAGCTGCCTGCACTTGACCTGATTATTGAAGCCTCCGCAGAACCCTCCGTACTGGCGGGCATCACTTCTGCCCCTGACTATCTGATCAACACCAACCTGGTAGGCGCTATCAACTGTCTGAACCTCGCAGCCAGAAACAAAGCCGATTTTATCTTCCTTTCTACCAGCCGTATCTACCCCATTAACCAGATTGAAAAAATAGCGACCTTTGAAACCGAAACCCGGTTTGAAATATCGCAGGAACAGATTATACAGGGCGTAGGCCCTGAAGGCCTGGCTGAAGATTTTCCGCTGGATGGTTACCGCTCCCTGTATGGTTGCACCAAACTGTCGGCAGAATACTTTATTCAGGAATACCGGCAGTTTTACGGAATACGCACCGTTATCAACCGTTGCGGCCTGCTTTCCGGCCCATGGCAGATGGGCAAATCCGACCAGGGCGTAGTAGGCCTTTGGGTAGCCCGCCACTTCTGGAAACAGCCACTCAGCTATATCGGTTTTGGTGGCACCGGCAAACAAACCCGCGACGTACTGCACGTAGCAGATCTTTTTAACTGTATCGATTATCAGATCCATCACATGGACCAGGTAGACGGAGAATGCCTCAACGTAGGCGGTGGCCGCGAAACAAGCACCTCCCTGCTTGAACTGACGGCACTCTGCCAGGAGATCACCGGCAACAAAGTACCGATTCAACAGGTACCCGAAACCAGACCGGCAGATATCAAAACGTTTATCACCGACAGCACCCGGATCAAACAAATGACAGGCTGGAGACCAGTGGCCACCAAAGAACAGCTCATCACTGACATTCTGAACTGGCTGAGAACAAATGAAAACCATCTTAAACACATTCTTTAA